From the genome of Treponema denticola:
TACACAGACACCGGGCATTTTTAATGAGGTTGTAATGGAAAGGAAACTAAGTATAAACGATATCGCAGCATATCTTGATGAAATAGGCTTACAGTATATGGCTACAATCGGGCTTGACGGAAAGCCGAAAGTGCGTCCGGTTCAGTATATGATTTTGCGTGATGATAAATTATGGTTCTGTACAAACAGCGAAAAGGCGATGTATGCGGAATTGCAAAAATCGCCGTTTATGGATTTGTGCGGAAGCCGTCTGCAGAAAGATGAAATTACAACAGCGTGGATTCGGTTCAGTGCAGAAGTTGTATTTCCGGCAGAAAGTGAAGAAATCCGCGGGATTAAAAAGGCAATAATGCAAAAAAGCAAGATTGTTCGAGAACTTTATCATAACAACCAAGAACATCCATTGTTCAAAGTTTTTTATTTGAAGAATATCTGCGGTTCACTGAATAATCTTGGTCATGTAAAAGGTTTGGAAGAGCGAAATGATTTTTCAAAGCCGATAGAGTTTTCTTTTCAGTAGGGTGAATTATGACACAGACAGAGCGGAGGCGTTTTTTGATTGAATATCTTCTCGCAGAAAATTCACAATATAGAGGAGTGCAGATTCCTGAAAGTGAAACAGAGCAAAAATATCTTCTTCGCTCACTTGTGAATGTGCGTCATGCCGTTCCTGCAAGTGAAGAGTTTTTGCATATTGAAGATGAGTATTTGCAGGAAGAAATTAAATTGCGCGGAATTACCGACATAACGGATTTGGTTCCGGCCTGTGATGATCTTTACATTTGGCGAGGCGACATCACTACACTCAAAGTTGACGCAATCGTGAACGCAGCGAACAGCGGAATGACAGGCTGCTGGCAGCCCTGCCACTATTGTATCGACAACTGCATACACACCTTTGCAGGAATCAGGCTCCGTGCCGCCTGCGATTCGATTATAAAAAAGCAAGGGCATGAAGAGCCGACGGGACAAGCAAAAATTACTCCTGCATTTAATCTGCCGTGTAAGTTTGTGCTTCATACTGTCGGCCCAATTGTGGAAGGACAGCTTACCCAAACTGATTGCGATTTGCTTTCTTCATGCTATAAATCTTGTCTTCATTTGTCGCATGATAAGGGCCTTAGGTCGATAGCCTTTTGCTGTATTTCAACAGGCGTTTTCGGTTTTCCGCAGGAAGAGGCAGCACAAATTGCGGCCGCTGCCGTCAGGGAATGGAAAGAAAAAAACGAGAAATCCGGCTCAAGCCCCAACATGACAGGCCATACCGGCGGAATGAAGGTTGTGTTTAATGTGTTCACTGAAAAAGAT
Proteins encoded in this window:
- a CDS encoding pyridoxamine 5'-phosphate oxidase family protein, which translates into the protein MERKLSINDIAAYLDEIGLQYMATIGLDGKPKVRPVQYMILRDDKLWFCTNSEKAMYAELQKSPFMDLCGSRLQKDEITTAWIRFSAEVVFPAESEEIRGIKKAIMQKSKIVRELYHNNQEHPLFKVFYLKNICGSLNNLGHVKGLEERNDFSKPIEFSFQ
- a CDS encoding protein-ADP-ribose hydrolase, yielding MTQTERRRFLIEYLLAENSQYRGVQIPESETEQKYLLRSLVNVRHAVPASEEFLHIEDEYLQEEIKLRGITDITDLVPACDDLYIWRGDITTLKVDAIVNAANSGMTGCWQPCHYCIDNCIHTFAGIRLRAACDSIIKKQGHEEPTGQAKITPAFNLPCKFVLHTVGPIVEGQLTQTDCDLLSSCYKSCLHLSHDKGLRSIAFCCISTGVFGFPQEEAAQIAAAAVREWKEKNEKSGSSPNMTGHTGGMKVVFNVFTEKDEEIYRGLFSGAKNKGTFV